One Pueribacillus theae DNA window includes the following coding sequences:
- a CDS encoding helix-turn-helix domain-containing protein, with protein MFSFFGLGKSRTKFGSWIDKKEITQLEIEKLSGLSRRTISRLCNDKEYRPKFSTVTKIKKALDKLGESVPDDYFHM; from the coding sequence ATGTTTTCGTTTTTTGGGTTAGGAAAGTCACGAACTAAGTTTGGGAGCTGGATTGATAAGAAAGAAATTACACAATTAGAGATTGAAAAGTTGTCAGGATTGAGCAGGAGGACGATTTCTAGACTTTGCAATGACAAGGAATATAGGCCAAAGTTTTCTACTGTGACGAAGATAAAAAAGGCATTAGACAAGCTTGGTGAATCTGTACCGGATGATTATTTCCACATGTAG